The Perca flavescens isolate YP-PL-M2 chromosome 23, PFLA_1.0, whole genome shotgun sequence genome has a window encoding:
- the th2 gene encoding tyrosine hydroxylase 2, whose amino-acid sequence MKTDNGVQTAGFSGRKQSLIEDARRERSSGSAGSPGPPGPSRYGDSFVFDEKDGRVTLNVLFSLSNEKNAGFFKTGKIFETFEAKLLHIESRPGRKSKNSMTDLELFMKCEVHSSDLDAFINSLKRVVDDVRSIPEEKVPWFPQQIKDLDRCNMLITKFDPDMDQDHPGYSDSEYRKRRAFICELASTYKQGDPLPIVEYTAEEVFTWREVYRQLRSIYPGLACRQFMDGLQQLEEECGYGEDRIPQLREVSAFLKEKTGFQLRPVAGLLSARDFLTSLAFRVFQCTQYIRHSSAPMHSPEPDCCHELLGHIPMLADKEFAQFSQEIGLASLGASDEDIQKLSTLYWFTVEFGLCKQNGTVKAYGAGLLSSYGELVYALSNEPEYKPFNPEETAVQPYQDQTYQPVYFVSESFEDAKTKMRRYSATIKRPFAVRYDPFTCSVEVLDQPGKIQNALSQMREELKTLHSALETFSSS is encoded by the exons ATGAAGACGGATAACGGGGTGCAGACGGCTGGTTTCAGCGGGAGGAAGCAGAGTCTGATCGAGGATGCCCGCAGGGAGCGCAGCAGCGGCTCGGCGGGCTCCCCGGGGCCCCCGGGGCCCTCCCGGTACGGAGACAGCTTCGTGTTCGACGAGAAGGACGGCAGGGTAACTCTGAACGTCCTGTTCTCTCTCAGCAATGAGAAAAACGCCGGATTCTTCAAAACTGGGAAAATATTTGAG ACGTTTGAAGCAAAACTTCTCCACATCGAAAGCCGACCGGGGAGGAAGTCAAAGAACAGCATGACAGACCTGGAGCTGTTCATGAAGTGTGAAGTTCACAGCTCTGACCTGGACGCTTTCATCAACTCACTGAAGAGAGTGGTGGACGACGTTCGCTCCATACCAGAGGaaaaag TTCCATGGTTTCCCCAACAGATAAAAGATCTCGACAGATGCAACATGTTAATAACCAAATTTGATCCGGACATGGACCAGGACCATCCA GGATACAGCGATTCAGAATACAGAAAAAGACGGGCTTTCATATGTGAGCTAGCCTCCACTTACAAACA GGGAGACCCGTTGCCCATTGTGGAGTACACAGCAGAGGAAGTATTCACATG GAGGGAGGTTTACCGGCAGCTGCGGAGTATTTACCCCGGTCTGGCCTGCAGGCAGTTCATGGACGGGCTGCAGCAGCTGGAGGAAGAGTGTGGCTACGGAGAGGACCGCATCCCTCAGCTTAGAGAGGTTTCTGCCTTCCTGAAAG AGAAAACTGGTTTCCAGCTGCGTCCAGTAGCCGGCCTGCTGTCAGCCAGAGACTTTCTGACCAGTTTGGCCTTCCGGGTGTTTCAGTGCACACAGTACATCCGTCACTCCTCAGCGCCCATGCACTCCCCTGAGCC GGACTGCTGCCATGAACTACTCGGCCATATTCCCATGCTGGCAGATAAAGAATTCGCCCAGTTTTCACAG GAGATTGGACTTGCCTCGCTCGGAGCTTCAGATGAAGACATCCAGAAACTGTCAACG TTATATTGGTTCACTGTGGAGTTTGGCCTCTGCAAGCAGAACGGAACAGTGAAAGCTTACGGCGCCGGACTCCTGTCATCTTATGGAGAGCTTGTT TACGCTCTGTCTAATGAGCCGGAGTACAAGCCGTTTAACCCGGAGGAGACAGCAGTGCAGCCGTACCAGGACCAAACATACCAGCCTGTTTACTTTGTGTCCGAAAGCTTTGAGGATGCAAAGACTAAGATGAG GAGATACTCTGCAACCATCAAGCGCCCCTTTGCAGTTCGCTACGACCCCTTTACCTGCAGCGTGGAGGTTCTGGATCAGCCCGGCAAGATCCAAAACGCTCTGAGCCAGATGAGAGAAGAACTGAAGACCCTTCACAGCGCCTTGGAGACATTCAGCTCATCTTAG